Proteins from one Scleropages formosus chromosome 14, fSclFor1.1, whole genome shotgun sequence genomic window:
- the sonb gene encoding protein SON isoform X2, whose translation MATNIEQIFRDFVMNKIREIEDEGQHSGVTGEGRSNGGVPTPPAKTGPGQEVAAAMECHGDAEETMESAGKPRLEDAGALENAATAEATPGKEGSETPRKKNKKHKRHKSKKKKKKRKEEKESSSESGMESGGEAPVRVKTQGQSSKERAAEGEEGAAAQEPAGNVPAAGQPMEEGDGKTKKHKRHMAKKKKKKKKKEEEKQEKKSPSRSRSESTSASGSESDSELRPPSKLPPASFPVVALGKDRESTSPAVPSQELQKRMSPMTSGQDVEPVKGNSVCAQGSGEGFTAKSGETCLAATEEKGKVTSSMPLEVASEPNDDQGNFSTKQDLPDIIPKLENTHKEEPPAKADDDMPADGKGNQEAGHEMKRQSYSASRSKSRSRSPSKLTSTVPLRAPLQKSHSRSQSQKRSTDKQGSRKARSLSKRRSRSTSKRRSSPRKKRSRSRSGRRRSRSPSLKRSGRKSRSLSTRRRRRSDSRSRTRNRRSRSRSRRRTRSRSIVRRRRSRSRSLSRRRRSRSRSKRSRSRRRTQRSRSARRGRRSRSRSRRRRSVSRSRRSRSRSVRRTRRTRSRSIVILRRSRSRSLLRRNRRSRSRSLRRRSRSIKRHRSKSRSLRRSRRSRSRSPARRRRSKTSSPRRSRRSKSHSPIRHHRSRSDSHKGGRKQSQSPKKNRHSKSRSPTRIKSKSRSVSRDVQSCEKSLVPPQEKGASKSGTPAREWCDADLPLAEVQEKDQSPEQPGQDDGPSGDVGPQMLNVEECTMIEETPTESRVDGDGADGTVLASVGAWRPVPFLEDSGVSSEADPVAEGVNNSPSAEEATVRELPEECKSPKTKQIEKCFTPEMPLTAQDLHSDSPSQAISKPRVPESTEHVENAPEDMEHLTEFRSGSISPQSQRPCESICVEPEESDVASCEALKLEPRVTCPSGRRRTRSRSADQDCSEIDRKSERSRSHSVSKEGQTPTGKLDSESRSPSISKKESLSNQARLSASPGARKRSTSMSPSRRKKSKSKSPARGKHSRSSSSSQRRRSQSKSASRKKKSKSKSPSRKKKSRSRSRSRKRKSKSPARRRRSRSKSTTKRRKSRSKSTSRSTKRKRSKSRSPVRKKRSKSRSPRRSKRSKSRSPARRKRSKSAEKSKRSKSRSPTRKRRSRSRSANRARRSRSRRSRSLSRRRRGGFRSRSFDRRDRWRREPSHSPILILRKKRSASRTRRSASKTPPRLTELDKDQLLEIAKANAAAMCAKAGMPIPESLRPKAILQLPLPTPVPSPLNLPLPLPMNLPMGMPMGMPNISMNAAMATMTAATMTAALTNMGALGSMPAMPALPSITNKPPPTAMPNTANIEEVKRKVTQKANSISIKELTEKCKMIAESKEEMAVAQPHVSDDEEEEKPFGGGALRENKGISFSLSNPSAKPATRTEAAFAKEFPVSSGSQHRRKENEGAYGEWVPVDRKMDKDKAAASSSAGAVAEEEGKQSDSVFPDAPLQPVDITLAVSERAVAQKRLAENPFDVNAICMLSRAQEQVDAWAQSNSIPGLFTGSTGAQVLSSEELSSSGPQAWVKKDQFLKAAPVSGGVGEFLMRKMGWRAGEGLGKYREGTVEPIVIDFKTDRKGLVAEGEKMQKSGSLVVMKDLLGKHPVSALMEICNKKKWAPPEFVMVHHSGPDHRKNFLFKVVVNGTDYQPQTASPNKKHAKAMAATVALQAMGEVSGDSLHSGPVFTAATSTD comes from the exons ATGGCGACCAACATCGAGCAGATTTTCCGGGATTTTGTCATGAACAAAATAAGGGAGATAGAAGACGAAGGTCAGCACTCCGG AGTGACCGGCGAAGGACGTTCAAACGGCGGCGTCCCTACTCCTCCGGCCAAGACGGGGCCTGGGCAAGAGGTTGCCGCAGCGATGGAGTGCCACGGAGACGCGGAGGAGACGATGGAGAGTGCCGGAAAGCCACGGCTAG AGGATGCCGGAGCCTTGGAGAACGCAGCAACTGCTGAAGCCACCCCTGGCAAGGAGGGCAGCGAGACGCCGCGcaagaagaacaaaaagcaCAAGCGGCACaaaagcaagaagaagaagaagaagcgcaaagaagaaaaggagagcAGCTCCGAGTCAGGGATGGAGTCTGGCGGAGAGGCGCCGGTCCG GGTGAAGACCCAGGGCCAGTCGAGCAAGGAACGCGCAGCAGAAGGAGAGGAAGGTGCCGCTGCTCAGGAACCAGCTGGGAACGTGCCAGCAG CAGGTCAACCCATGGAAGAGGGTGATGGAAAAACTAAAAAGCATAAGCGACACATGgctaagaaaaagaaaaagaagaagaagaaagaggaggagaagcaggagaaaAAATCTCCTTCTCGCTCCAGGTCGGAGAGCACTTCTGCTTCTGGGTCGGAATCGGATTCAGAGCTGAGGCCACCCTCCAAACTGCCACCCGCTTCTTTCCCTGTTGTCGCCCTGGGAAAGGACCGAGAGAGCACTTCACCCGCAGTCCCTTCACAGGAGCTTCAGAAAAGAATGTCGCCTATGACCTCAGGGCAGGACGTGGAGCCTGTGAAGGGCAACTCTGTCTGTGCTCAAGGCTCGGGGGAAGGTTTCACTGCCAAGAGTGGAGAGACATGCCTTGCAGCCACTGAAGAGAAGGGGAAGGTAACTTCCAGCATGCCGCTGGAGGTGGCATCTGAGCCAAATGATGATCAGGGGAATTTTTCCACAAAGCAGGATTTGCCTGATATCATCCCCAAGCTTGAGAACACGCACAAGGAGGAGCCTCCTGCCAAGGCAGACGATGACATGCCAGCAGATGGAAAAGGGAATCAAGAAGCAGGGCATGAAATGAAGCGACAAAGTTACTCGGCGTCGCGATCCAAATCGAGGTCGCGGTCACCATCGAAGTTAACGAGCACGGTGCCACTCCGCGCTCCTTTGCAAAAGAGTCATAGCCGTTCCCAGAGTCAGAAGCGAAGCACTGACAAACAGGGCTCTCGCAAAGCTCGCTCCTTGTCCAAGAGGAGGTCTAGATCGACTTCCAAGAGAAGAAGTAGTCCTAGGAAGAAGAGGTCTAGGTCTCGTTCTGGTAGACGCAGGTCTAGATCTCCTTCCCTTAAACGCTCAGGGCGCAAGTCCAGGTCTTTGTCTACTAGGAGGCGAAGACGTTCAGATTCCAGGTCTCGAACAAGGAATCGAAGGTCCAGGTCAAGATCTCGACGCCGCACGAGATCGAGGTCTATTGTACGGCGGCGAAGGTCTCGTTCTCGATCGCTGTCGAGGCGCAGGCGGTCACGGTCCAGGTCAAAGAGATCTCGATCACGTCGACGCACCCAACGGTCTCGATCGGCAAGGAGGGGCAGGCGATCCCGGTCTCGATCGCGCCGACGGAGGTCAGTGTCACGGTCAAGAAGATCAAGGTCCCGGTCTGTGAGGCGGACCAGGCGAACTCGGTCCAGATCCATTGTAATCCTAAGGCGCTCTAGGTCTCGGTCCTTACTGAGGAGAAACAGACGATCTAGGTCCAGGTCGCTGAGACGAAGATCAAGGTCTATTAAAAGGCATCGGTCTAAATCTCGTTCGCTACGGAGGTCCAGGCGTTCTAGGTCCAGATCGCCAGCAAGGCGCAGGAGATCTAAAACCTCATCACCTCGCCGTAGTCGGCGGTCAAAGTCCCACTCTCCCATCAGACATCATCGGTCAAGATCTGATTCTCACAAAGGGGGTCGAAAACAGTCCCAGTCTCCCAAAAAGAACAGGCATTCAAAATCTAGGTCTCCCACTAGGATTAAGTCCAAATCTAGATCTGTGTCGAGAGATGTGCAATCATGTGAGAAGAGCCTCGTCCCCCCACAAGAAAAGGGTGCCTCAAAATCGGGGACCCCTGCCAGAGAATGGTGTGACGCTGACCTTCCCCTTGCTGAAGTGCAGGAAAAAGATCAGAGTCCTGAGCAACCTGGACAGGATGATGGACCTTCTGGGGACGTGGGTCCTCAAATGCTCAACGTGGAGGAATGCACTATGATAGAGGAAACTCCAACAGAATCTCGTGTGGATGGAGACGGCGCTGATGGTACAGTCCTGGCTTCTGTTGGAGCGTGGAGACCAGTCCCCTTCCTGGAGGACAGTGGTGTTAGTTCCGAAGCAGACCCTGTGGCAGAAGGGGTGAACAATTCCCCCTCTGCTGAAGAAGCTACAGTTAGAGAACTGCCAGAAGAATGTAAATCCCCAAAGACTAAACAGATTGAGAAGTGCTTTACTCCTGAGATGCCTTTGACCGCACAGGACTTGCATTCCGACAGTCCTTCACAAGCCATCTCCAAACCACGTGTCCCCGAGAGCACTGAGCACGTAGAAAATGCTCCCGAGGATATGGAACATCTAACTGAGTTTAGGTCTGGCTCCATTTCACCTCAGTCCCAAAGGCCGTGTGAATCAATCTGTGTGGAACCAGAAGAGTCGGATGTGGCTTCATGTGAGGCCCTAAAACTCGAACCACGCGTAACGTGTCCCAGCGGGCGAAGAAGGACGAGGTCAAGATCTGCTGACCAAGACTGCTCAGAAATAGATAGAAAATCAGAGCGTTCACGATCACACTCAGTGTCAAAAGAGGGTCAGACACCCACTGGAAAACTGGATTCAGAATCCAGGTCCCCATCAATAAGTAAGAAGGAAAGTTTATCAAACCAAGCACGGTTATCAGCATCTCCGGGTGCAAGGAAACGCTCAACGTCAATGTCTCCTTCAAGGAGGAAGAAATCGAAGTCCAAGTCTCCAGCTCGAGGAAAGCACTCAAGGTCCAGCTCGTCGTCACAACGAAGGCGTTCGCAGTCAAAATCTGCCAGTCGCAAGAAAAAGTCCAAATCCAAGTCTCCTAGTaggaagaaaaaatcaaggtcACGATCCCGCAGTCGAAAGAGGAAATCTAAATCTCCGGCAAGGAGAAGACGATCGAGGTCCAAGTCAAcaacaaagagaagaaaatctCGGTCAAAGTCTACGTCCAGGTCCACCAAAAGAAAGCGGTCCAAGTCCCGATCGCCTGTCAGAAAGAAGCGTTCAAAGTCTCGGTCACCAAGGAGGAGCAAACGCTCCAAGTCCCGGTCGCCAGCTCGGCGGAAGAGGTCAAAATCAGCCGAGAAAAGCAAGCGCTCAAAATCTCGCTCCCCTACCAGGAAGAGGCGGTCCCGGTCCCGCTCTGCAAACCGTGCTCGGCGGTCACGGTCCAGGAGGTCTCGCTCCTTGTCCCGTCGAAGGAGAGGCGGTTTTCGCAGTCGCTCCTTCGATCGAAGGGACAGATGGAGGCGGGAGCCAAGCCACTCGCCAATTCTCATCCTGCGCAAGAAGAGATCCGCTTCGCGCACCCGCCGCAGCGCAAGCAAGACTCCACCCCGCCTCACGGAGCTCG ACAAAGACCAGCTTTTGGAGATTGCGAAGGCCAACGCAGCTGCCATGTGTGCCAAGGCCGGGATGCCCATTCCCGAGAGCCTGAGGCCGAAAGCAATCCTCCAGCTGCCCCTGCCAACCccagtcccctcccccctcaacCTTCCCCTGCCGCTGCCCATGAACCTCCCAATGGGAATGCCCATGGGCATGCCCAACATCAGCATGAACGCAGCCATGGCCACCATGACGGCGGCCACCATGACTGCCGCCCTGACCAACATGGGTGCTCTTGGCAGCATGCCTGCCATGCCTGCACTGCCTAGCATCACCAACAAGCCTCCCCCCACGGCCATGCCCAACACTGCCAACATCGAGGAGGTCAAGAGGAAGGTGACGCAGAAAGCTAACAGCATTAGCATCAAGGAGCTGACAGAG AAGTGCAAAATGATCGCGGAGAGCAAGGAAGAGATGGCCGTGGCGCAGCCTCACGTGTCcgacgacgaggaggaggagaagccgTTTGGTGGAGGGGCCCTGCGGGAGAACAAGGGCATCTCCTTCAGTCTCAGT AACCCCTCAGCAAAACCAGCCACCAGGACCGAGGCAGCCTTCGCCAAGGAGTTCCCCGTGTCATCGGGTTCGCAGCACCGCAGGAAGGAGAACGAGGGCGCTTACGGCGAGTGGGTGCCTGTGGACAGGAAGATGGACAAGGACAAGGCAGCCGCTTCGTCGAGCGCGGGGGCCGTAGCGGAGGAAGAGGGCAAGCAGAGCGACAGTGTCTTCCCCGACGCACCGCTGCAG CCTGTGGACATCACGCTGGCCGTGAGCGAGAGGGCGGTGGCGCAGAAGCGGCTGGCCGAGAACCCCTTTGACGTCAACGCCATTTGCATGCTGAGTCGGGCGCAGGAGCAG GTGGACGCCTGGGCCCAGTCCAACTCCATCCCCGGTCTGTTCACGGGATCCACAGGCGCCCAGGTGCTGTCTTCAGAGGAGCTGTCCAGCAGCGGCCCGCAAGCCTGGGTGAAGAAG GACCAGTTCCTGAAGGCCGCACCCGTGTCCGGCGGTGTGGGCGAGTTCCTCATGAGGAAGATGGGGTGGCGTGCAGGCGAGGGGCTGGGCAAGTACCGAGAGGGGACCGTGGAGCCCATTGTCATCGACTTCAAGACGGACCGCAAAG GGCTCGTGGCCGAGGGTGAGAAGATGCAGAAATCTGGCAGTCTGGTGGTGATGAAGGACCTCCTCG GGAAACACCCCGTCTCCGCTCTCATGGAGATCTGCAACAAGAAGAAATGGGCGCCTCCCGAGTTTGTCATGGTGCACCACAGCGGGCCGGACCACCGCAAGAACTTCCTCTTCAAG GTGGTGGTGAACGGGACCGACTACCAGCCCCAGACCGCCAGTCCCAACAAGAAGCACGCCAAGGCGATGGCCGCCACCGTGGCTCTGCAGGCCATGGGCGAGGTGTCGGGGGACAGTCTGCACAGCGGTCCCGTCTTCACCGCAGCCACGTCCACCGACTGA
- the sonb gene encoding serine/arginine repetitive matrix protein 2 isoform X4 codes for MLGFRRTAPLAPQCHGDQHRADFPGFCHEQNKGDRRRRVTGEGRSNGGVPTPPAKTGPGQEVAAAMECHGDAEETMESAGKPRLEDAGALENAATAEATPGKEGSETPRKKNKKHKRHKSKKKKKKRKEEKESSSESGMESGGEAPVRVKTQGQSSKERAAEGEEGAAAQEPAGNVPAAGQPMEEGDGKTKKHKRHMAKKKKKKKKKEEEKQEKKSPSRSRSESTSASGSESDSELRPPSKLPPASFPVVALGKDRESTSPAVPSQELQKRMSPMTSGQDVEPVKGNSVCAQGSGEGFTAKSGETCLAATEEKGKVTSSMPLEVASEPNDDQGNFSTKQDLPDIIPKLENTHKEEPPAKADDDMPADGKGNQEAGHEMKRQSYSASRSKSRSRSPSKLTSTVPLRAPLQKSHSRSQSQKRSTDKQGSRKARSLSKRRSRSTSKRRSSPRKKRSRSRSGRRRSRSPSLKRSGRKSRSLSTRRRRRSDSRSRTRNRRSRSRSRRRTRSRSIVRRRRSRSRSLSRRRRSRSRSKRSRSRRRTQRSRSARRGRRSRSRSRRRRSVSRSRRSRSRSVRRTRRTRSRSIVILRRSRSRSLLRRNRRSRSRSLRRRSRSIKRHRSKSRSLRRSRRSRSRSPARRRRSKTSSPRRSRRSKSHSPIRHHRSRSDSHKGGRKQSQSPKKNRHSKSRSPTRIKSKSRSVSRDVQSCEKSLVPPQEKGASKSGTPAREWCDADLPLAEVQEKDQSPEQPGQDDGPSGDVGPQMLNVEECTMIEETPTESRVDGDGADGTVLASVGAWRPVPFLEDSGVSSEADPVAEGVNNSPSAEEATVRELPEECKSPKTKQIEKCFTPEMPLTAQDLHSDSPSQAISKPRVPESTEHVENAPEDMEHLTEFRSGSISPQSQRPCESICVEPEESDVASCEALKLEPRVTCPSGRRRTRSRSADQDCSEIDRKSERSRSHSVSKEGQTPTGKLDSESRSPSISKKESLSNQARLSASPGARKRSTSMSPSRRKKSKSKSPARGKHSRSSSSSQRRRSQSKSASRKKKSKSKSPSRKKKSRSRSRSRKRKSKSPARRRRSRSKSTTKRRKSRSKSTSRSTKRKRSKSRSPVRKKRSKSRSPRRSKRSKSRSPARRKRSKSAEKSKRSKSRSPTRKRRSRSRSANRARRSRSRRSRSLSRRRRGGFRSRSFDRRDRWRREPSHSPILILRKKRSASRTRRSASKTPPRLTELDKDQLLEIAKANAAAMCAKAGMPIPESLRPKAILQLPLPTPVPSPLNLPLPLPMNLPMGMPMGMPNISMNAAMATMTAATMTAALTNMGALGSMPAMPALPSITNKPPPTAMPNTANIEEVKRKVTQKANSISIKELTEKCKMIAESKEEMAVAQPHVSDDEEEEKPFGGGALRENKGISFSLSNPSAKPATRTEAAFAKEFPVSSGSQHRRKENEGAYGEWVPVDRKMDKDKAAASSSAGAVAEEEGKQSDSVFPDAPLQPVDITLAVSERAVAQKRLAENPFDVNAICMLSRAQEQVDAWAQSNSIPGLFTGSTGAQVLSSEELSSSGPQAWVKKGQSL; via the exons ATGCTGGGATTCCGGAGGACCGCGCCACTCGCCCCCCAGTGTCATGGCGACCAACATCGAGCAGATTTTCCGGGATTTTGTCATGAACAAAATAAGGGAGATAGAAGACGAAG AGTGACCGGCGAAGGACGTTCAAACGGCGGCGTCCCTACTCCTCCGGCCAAGACGGGGCCTGGGCAAGAGGTTGCCGCAGCGATGGAGTGCCACGGAGACGCGGAGGAGACGATGGAGAGTGCCGGAAAGCCACGGCTAG AGGATGCCGGAGCCTTGGAGAACGCAGCAACTGCTGAAGCCACCCCTGGCAAGGAGGGCAGCGAGACGCCGCGcaagaagaacaaaaagcaCAAGCGGCACaaaagcaagaagaagaagaagaagcgcaaagaagaaaaggagagcAGCTCCGAGTCAGGGATGGAGTCTGGCGGAGAGGCGCCGGTCCG GGTGAAGACCCAGGGCCAGTCGAGCAAGGAACGCGCAGCAGAAGGAGAGGAAGGTGCCGCTGCTCAGGAACCAGCTGGGAACGTGCCAGCAG CAGGTCAACCCATGGAAGAGGGTGATGGAAAAACTAAAAAGCATAAGCGACACATGgctaagaaaaagaaaaagaagaagaagaaagaggaggagaagcaggagaaaAAATCTCCTTCTCGCTCCAGGTCGGAGAGCACTTCTGCTTCTGGGTCGGAATCGGATTCAGAGCTGAGGCCACCCTCCAAACTGCCACCCGCTTCTTTCCCTGTTGTCGCCCTGGGAAAGGACCGAGAGAGCACTTCACCCGCAGTCCCTTCACAGGAGCTTCAGAAAAGAATGTCGCCTATGACCTCAGGGCAGGACGTGGAGCCTGTGAAGGGCAACTCTGTCTGTGCTCAAGGCTCGGGGGAAGGTTTCACTGCCAAGAGTGGAGAGACATGCCTTGCAGCCACTGAAGAGAAGGGGAAGGTAACTTCCAGCATGCCGCTGGAGGTGGCATCTGAGCCAAATGATGATCAGGGGAATTTTTCCACAAAGCAGGATTTGCCTGATATCATCCCCAAGCTTGAGAACACGCACAAGGAGGAGCCTCCTGCCAAGGCAGACGATGACATGCCAGCAGATGGAAAAGGGAATCAAGAAGCAGGGCATGAAATGAAGCGACAAAGTTACTCGGCGTCGCGATCCAAATCGAGGTCGCGGTCACCATCGAAGTTAACGAGCACGGTGCCACTCCGCGCTCCTTTGCAAAAGAGTCATAGCCGTTCCCAGAGTCAGAAGCGAAGCACTGACAAACAGGGCTCTCGCAAAGCTCGCTCCTTGTCCAAGAGGAGGTCTAGATCGACTTCCAAGAGAAGAAGTAGTCCTAGGAAGAAGAGGTCTAGGTCTCGTTCTGGTAGACGCAGGTCTAGATCTCCTTCCCTTAAACGCTCAGGGCGCAAGTCCAGGTCTTTGTCTACTAGGAGGCGAAGACGTTCAGATTCCAGGTCTCGAACAAGGAATCGAAGGTCCAGGTCAAGATCTCGACGCCGCACGAGATCGAGGTCTATTGTACGGCGGCGAAGGTCTCGTTCTCGATCGCTGTCGAGGCGCAGGCGGTCACGGTCCAGGTCAAAGAGATCTCGATCACGTCGACGCACCCAACGGTCTCGATCGGCAAGGAGGGGCAGGCGATCCCGGTCTCGATCGCGCCGACGGAGGTCAGTGTCACGGTCAAGAAGATCAAGGTCCCGGTCTGTGAGGCGGACCAGGCGAACTCGGTCCAGATCCATTGTAATCCTAAGGCGCTCTAGGTCTCGGTCCTTACTGAGGAGAAACAGACGATCTAGGTCCAGGTCGCTGAGACGAAGATCAAGGTCTATTAAAAGGCATCGGTCTAAATCTCGTTCGCTACGGAGGTCCAGGCGTTCTAGGTCCAGATCGCCAGCAAGGCGCAGGAGATCTAAAACCTCATCACCTCGCCGTAGTCGGCGGTCAAAGTCCCACTCTCCCATCAGACATCATCGGTCAAGATCTGATTCTCACAAAGGGGGTCGAAAACAGTCCCAGTCTCCCAAAAAGAACAGGCATTCAAAATCTAGGTCTCCCACTAGGATTAAGTCCAAATCTAGATCTGTGTCGAGAGATGTGCAATCATGTGAGAAGAGCCTCGTCCCCCCACAAGAAAAGGGTGCCTCAAAATCGGGGACCCCTGCCAGAGAATGGTGTGACGCTGACCTTCCCCTTGCTGAAGTGCAGGAAAAAGATCAGAGTCCTGAGCAACCTGGACAGGATGATGGACCTTCTGGGGACGTGGGTCCTCAAATGCTCAACGTGGAGGAATGCACTATGATAGAGGAAACTCCAACAGAATCTCGTGTGGATGGAGACGGCGCTGATGGTACAGTCCTGGCTTCTGTTGGAGCGTGGAGACCAGTCCCCTTCCTGGAGGACAGTGGTGTTAGTTCCGAAGCAGACCCTGTGGCAGAAGGGGTGAACAATTCCCCCTCTGCTGAAGAAGCTACAGTTAGAGAACTGCCAGAAGAATGTAAATCCCCAAAGACTAAACAGATTGAGAAGTGCTTTACTCCTGAGATGCCTTTGACCGCACAGGACTTGCATTCCGACAGTCCTTCACAAGCCATCTCCAAACCACGTGTCCCCGAGAGCACTGAGCACGTAGAAAATGCTCCCGAGGATATGGAACATCTAACTGAGTTTAGGTCTGGCTCCATTTCACCTCAGTCCCAAAGGCCGTGTGAATCAATCTGTGTGGAACCAGAAGAGTCGGATGTGGCTTCATGTGAGGCCCTAAAACTCGAACCACGCGTAACGTGTCCCAGCGGGCGAAGAAGGACGAGGTCAAGATCTGCTGACCAAGACTGCTCAGAAATAGATAGAAAATCAGAGCGTTCACGATCACACTCAGTGTCAAAAGAGGGTCAGACACCCACTGGAAAACTGGATTCAGAATCCAGGTCCCCATCAATAAGTAAGAAGGAAAGTTTATCAAACCAAGCACGGTTATCAGCATCTCCGGGTGCAAGGAAACGCTCAACGTCAATGTCTCCTTCAAGGAGGAAGAAATCGAAGTCCAAGTCTCCAGCTCGAGGAAAGCACTCAAGGTCCAGCTCGTCGTCACAACGAAGGCGTTCGCAGTCAAAATCTGCCAGTCGCAAGAAAAAGTCCAAATCCAAGTCTCCTAGTaggaagaaaaaatcaaggtcACGATCCCGCAGTCGAAAGAGGAAATCTAAATCTCCGGCAAGGAGAAGACGATCGAGGTCCAAGTCAAcaacaaagagaagaaaatctCGGTCAAAGTCTACGTCCAGGTCCACCAAAAGAAAGCGGTCCAAGTCCCGATCGCCTGTCAGAAAGAAGCGTTCAAAGTCTCGGTCACCAAGGAGGAGCAAACGCTCCAAGTCCCGGTCGCCAGCTCGGCGGAAGAGGTCAAAATCAGCCGAGAAAAGCAAGCGCTCAAAATCTCGCTCCCCTACCAGGAAGAGGCGGTCCCGGTCCCGCTCTGCAAACCGTGCTCGGCGGTCACGGTCCAGGAGGTCTCGCTCCTTGTCCCGTCGAAGGAGAGGCGGTTTTCGCAGTCGCTCCTTCGATCGAAGGGACAGATGGAGGCGGGAGCCAAGCCACTCGCCAATTCTCATCCTGCGCAAGAAGAGATCCGCTTCGCGCACCCGCCGCAGCGCAAGCAAGACTCCACCCCGCCTCACGGAGCTCG ACAAAGACCAGCTTTTGGAGATTGCGAAGGCCAACGCAGCTGCCATGTGTGCCAAGGCCGGGATGCCCATTCCCGAGAGCCTGAGGCCGAAAGCAATCCTCCAGCTGCCCCTGCCAACCccagtcccctcccccctcaacCTTCCCCTGCCGCTGCCCATGAACCTCCCAATGGGAATGCCCATGGGCATGCCCAACATCAGCATGAACGCAGCCATGGCCACCATGACGGCGGCCACCATGACTGCCGCCCTGACCAACATGGGTGCTCTTGGCAGCATGCCTGCCATGCCTGCACTGCCTAGCATCACCAACAAGCCTCCCCCCACGGCCATGCCCAACACTGCCAACATCGAGGAGGTCAAGAGGAAGGTGACGCAGAAAGCTAACAGCATTAGCATCAAGGAGCTGACAGAG AAGTGCAAAATGATCGCGGAGAGCAAGGAAGAGATGGCCGTGGCGCAGCCTCACGTGTCcgacgacgaggaggaggagaagccgTTTGGTGGAGGGGCCCTGCGGGAGAACAAGGGCATCTCCTTCAGTCTCAGT AACCCCTCAGCAAAACCAGCCACCAGGACCGAGGCAGCCTTCGCCAAGGAGTTCCCCGTGTCATCGGGTTCGCAGCACCGCAGGAAGGAGAACGAGGGCGCTTACGGCGAGTGGGTGCCTGTGGACAGGAAGATGGACAAGGACAAGGCAGCCGCTTCGTCGAGCGCGGGGGCCGTAGCGGAGGAAGAGGGCAAGCAGAGCGACAGTGTCTTCCCCGACGCACCGCTGCAG CCTGTGGACATCACGCTGGCCGTGAGCGAGAGGGCGGTGGCGCAGAAGCGGCTGGCCGAGAACCCCTTTGACGTCAACGCCATTTGCATGCTGAGTCGGGCGCAGGAGCAG GTGGACGCCTGGGCCCAGTCCAACTCCATCCCCGGTCTGTTCACGGGATCCACAGGCGCCCAGGTGCTGTCTTCAGAGGAGCTGTCCAGCAGCGGCCCGCAAGCCTGGGTGAAGAAG GGTCAGTCCTTGTAG